Genomic segment of Ischnura elegans chromosome 12, ioIscEleg1.1, whole genome shotgun sequence:
tgttagttgtgcttaattccatttggaaatatttgataaattttgtacaagtttattttgtaatctcTTTTGCATGTAATATCTTTTATGTACTTAATagacaatttgtccaagaacaataaatattattattattattatattattattattattaagggtggtccaaaaatattttttttaaatattgtaagcTTGGACGAATATTTAAGTACAGTTACATTAGTAAACAAGCCACAGCAAAAATCCACCTGATCAAATGACATTTGACGCAGCTGAATGCCATTTGAATATTTCCAGAGAATTTAATCTAAATGTTCCAACCCccattataaacattattgtccctctacatatatttaaaaaatattttaaaggatataTCAATCCCCAGGGTGGATGTCCTCCGTTTATGTACAGAACGTATGTGAACCCGTCCTTGCATTTACCCTGGATTGAGTAATACAAGGGCAGGAAAGAATGTAACCTGTGAAAGATAAGAATAACATTAATTGCACATTTCGAACAACAGATAACACATCTAAAAATATCATTCCTACAGGTTACACTACTGAAATATCAGAGTTATTCAAGCACAACACTAGAGCATGGGGAGAGGATAATATCATTGATTCTCATGCCCCTATTAAAAAAACAGAGATCTCCATAGCTTAAATATGGACAGAAAagtcaaattaaatgaaaaatgaataaatttgagaATCAATTTAAGTGGAATCACAATATTACGAACAGGAATATGATGACATTTTGCTGTTATGAACTTGTTTCAGCAATTTATACGAGGAATGAAGAATACtacatgtttaaattttttacttaagCTGTATTGCAACTCTCAAGGGAAAATGATAATAACCGGATGTGTGAAATACATCAttttcgctaatgctattctttAACATTGCATAATTTTGCCTCACAGAATGATTAAGGTAATTGTTTTGGGGGGTTGGTTCATTATCTAAGGCAATGACTTGTTTGCTATGCACACTGATATGCATAAACAAGAGTCTTTACGAAATTAACCAATCAGTTATAAACATTGTTTGCTTAGCTGGTGAAATTAAAACTTATGCTGAAGAGTCACCTTAAAAATAACTATcttctcaatttttctctttACCAAACTTTTGGTATTGGAGTACCCTTCCCCTCACATTAATCCAGAACTGGACtgaataaaactaatttttagaGGAGAATTCCAAATAAGGTATGACACGAAAGTCATGAAAGAACTGGGCACATCTTAGattaatacagcagactcccgattatctggctgcggtatATCTGCGctgcggattatctgtgcatgattttaactctcgctcaattttttccaccatctttataaaaaaaaaatcagtcgtaaaatcaccggaattactgcattaatgctacgatacaccaggcttattgtTTCTGTTATAacccccttcgtaaaatggaagtgaTCCCGTGCTAGCTGCATTTACGGGACCACGGATACCCATCTCCCAGCATTTGCAATCTGGGCAACTAGTGCTAgaggcgactacgtggcgtggtgcctgacagtgtagtttccgacgtcgagcagtggtttcaAAGCATTCGTGCtgaccacttttctgtatccgtgatcactaagccatggatgtgtggttttcgaaaccaggccttccatggagcattaataatacaagtaaaacgatgttatcgccgctaaaaagatcgcgaactgtcaaagaaagctctcaataagtccaggaagcactctaaaataacagaataactgcatacttaattaaaaagaagaactttgtgctttcacattgatatttattcaaaagttttcaccaagttacgcctcaaacaatcaattgcataaataataataaattgtttgttttacgtaaattatgaatgaacattaaaagacattaaccctttcgctgctgttcaatctccgaaaacatactcctcacatgcggcgaaaaggttaaaatgcattccgtgggcccatggagcaggtacttcctggatgggtgtggtacaccctccgaagggtcgctaatccgggaccctatcctcgacgagctcatccacgcaggacactcctgccaatcaagcaatcaagtaggTCTTTGAGCCGTGTTTCTGCaacgaaaaataacgattttgttaactttgctaaaaaacgtggctgcggacaaccgtaAAATGACCATTTTCGCAAAAtgaacaaaatcgttatttctcatcacagaaacacagttcaaagacgtacttgattgcttgattgccAGGAgtgtgatgaaaatgttaattttttgaggatcggattgatttattgattttcaaattgcagtcagagcggtcacttttcgggaggtaggcggatgatgagctggtcgaggattccgggtcccggattagcaacctttctgagtgcttcggcgaaagtgctgaccgcatggcagggacaaagaaaaagtacgtccacagcagtgaaagggttaaaacaaAAGTTTGGGTTATGCGTGTTATCAGATTATTCGTGCCGtttctccccatcattagcccggatagtCGGGAATGTGCTGTACACACTAAAGATTGGAGAAAGAAGACATAGCCAAACATACCTGAAATTACGCCTCTCATAGAAACGAATGGCAGCAGAATTGGTGGCTAGGACATGAAGATAAAGAGCTTTCACGGTAGGAATGTGGtatgggggggaatgaggggaaggaggagacgtTGAGGAGGTTGGTGGGGTTGATGGGTCAGCAGTGAGATGAGAGACAAGGCTGTCCAAAAGAAGTGATGCAATCCCATTTCTTCTATGCTTCTCCACAACTCCAAGGCTTAATATATACctacagaaaaaattaaagatattattAACAACATCTTTCACTTACTATCACCATTGTCAAAAGTAAAACAATGCTGATTTTTGTTCAAACAAGGTCTTAAAGTTAACATATCTTTTTGTAACCATGTTATCTGTacccgaattttattttttgacatgtCATGCAttggatttatttatatttttgttgtatctGATCTAACATGGCGAATAAagctttattattaaaaatgactGTTGTAAGGACATATTTAACCAATTTCCAACAAAAATATGTGCTTGATTTCTTTTTCCCATCACCAGGAGGAACTGAAAGATGTCACTTTCTAAATTCTAGGGAAACCTTCTAAGTAGATGTAATGTAATTTGAAAGCAAGGCCGGAAACCAAGGCCAAAACTGCTATGGAAATGACAATGGCTAAATTCCAATACCCTCTAGGGTATACCAGGCGTACCTAAATTTTTCCAGTTTCTGGAAGTGGTATCATGTTCTTTGACTATGAGCAAACTttgcaataaaaacaaaatgcacaATAGCTGGTAGAGCTGAGGTTGAACTATAGAGCTGTACCTACCTTCCTAAAGAAATACATCCACATACCACCCcgtaagccacctaaaaaggtgtgtggcagggggtgtttaaCACCAGCTGTTTaatgtaaaaagcaaatgctcaaacaaaattacaactagtatttatttaagtcctttatggttctgaggaaaaacaattttccatatctatctttttgacaaaaaattctcttaatttatcgtttctgtcagacctggaaatatagtggggctctaatatggtGTTCTCCACATCACTCTGAATTATGGTGCACAgactaaatttataattatattatttgttctccatatattattttatcaaccTACACTACTAACAggttaaaaatggtttttaaaaaataatgtacttaTGTTTCAAAGCCTCCTTTAGAAAATGTACCACCTTACTTTTGACTCGTATGTTTACGTTGTTTGTGCGTGAGCTTCCTCACTTTTCGATAGAAAGATATTTAGATACATAAGGCATTTGGTACAATTTCAAGTATTTGCGTGTGTACAAGCCCAGCTGATAATTTGAAGTAGTTTTTCCAAATTAAAGAGGGAACAGTTTCTTTTCGTAAAActgttttttaatgtaataaaaatgagtCGAACATGCCGTACTACATAACGATTGAAGCTCTTCATTGACATATTACATCCAGTACCCCACAGCAGAATTAATTTCTTCAACCTTACTAAAGAAGCAATGATTCTCTAAGCAACACTTATATATATGAAGACTGTTTCACTAATACAGgtgtatgtattttttcaaactctatcacttTCAACAGTAAAAATATTGGCGTACAAGTCTACTGGGATGCTAATGCAGTTAGAATAGCTGGAGCAATGTGACGGGCTTCCAACACTATAGAATTAACCAGTTATATCATTCACTTAACAGGAATTGGATATTGGCTAGGGCAATTTGACGATACAAACAATACTCAACCACAGTCTTAGATCCAAATTAAgaacatgtattttatttttagtgaaaccaaaacacataaaaacaaatattccCTCTAAGCAGCAAAAAACAAAGGTGAGTAAGTTCAATTGCATTTGGCTTACCCAACATGGACCTCCTTATGCGAAAGTAAGCTACTTGAGCTTCCTGCTTCAGGATTAGTACCAATACTGCTCTGTGATGATAAGCTTGGGCTCTCAGTAAATGATTTTGCACGAACAGTCCAACTACATGATGATGGCGAAAGAAGACCCCGATCCTTTGATGTAACATAAGAATAACATTAATGAGAAGCCAAAATTAATGTTTACAATACTATTCCTAATGGACATCACAGCAAGTACCTACAGCaaattatgtaaacaatagggtagtttccttcaacaaagaaaacgaaaagcattgattgcgatttgttacccaccactaaagtattcattatatacaaattatttggttttaaaaatcccagtttagacgattggcaatggtcaattttaacctcatttgaaaaaggccagattggcgcccatgcaatttcactccacgtgacgtcacagggacctagtttctatacgagtagataggagttttacattgtctgagattactaacgcatgcatgaggcacagagctcagggaaacatctcttaataatcacacattaaaaaattaagtatgataggggaataatatcccttatttaagccaagcgctacctgctagctgggtactcaactacctgctagcagcctgcgtcgtaacagcgctcaagccttgccccaaggtcacctcacacgccgacagctggaaccagaaatacgtcacacggacttttcccatcattcctacttagccgtcatgttttcgtgcgcttgaaaattttcacttttcatttaatcacgaaaaatagatattgtcattcgaaaatctaagaacatgaaatgcgcactccaggagtaatgatctttcgatttaggcaataaaaaaataataggaaaccaccctattcctcaaATAACCAGCATGAGTGAGCAATgataatattcaaataacataagacttccttttttatttctataacagtaaaaaaaagttaaagaatgataaaataaaatgtcataaATATAATGCACACAAAAATTAGACCTTTGACCATCAAAATTAttctatcatttatttttgaatgaatttatgtAATTCTAATTGGATTCATACAGTGCAAGAGTAGATTCTTCATAGAGACAATGATTCATCTAacagatttaaaaattcaatgactCCAAAACAATATATTCTATTTGAGGATAACTTgccagaaattaaattaataatcagAAATGTGAGGCCGTGCATCAAAATTCTATGATATcccttcaatagggtggtttcctattatttttttattgcctaaatgtaaagattattactcctggagtacgtatttcacgcttttaaatttttaaatgacgatatctattttttgcgattaaatgaaaagtgaaaattttctagcacgcgaaaacgcgacgcgtaagtatgaatgtcgggaaatctctccgtgtgacgtatttctggttcccgcttccgccttgtgaggtgaccttgaggcgagttgagcgctgatacgacgcaggctgctagcgggtagctgagtaccctgctggctggtagcgcttggcttaaataaggattattaataccttatcaaatgaagaaaactttccgaccttagccagttttaataagtgattattaagacatgtttccctgagctctgcgcctcatgcatgcattggtaacctcagatgatgtataactcctatcttctcacatagaaactaggtccctgtgacgtcacgtggagtggcaccgcatgg
This window contains:
- the LOC124169658 gene encoding N-alpha-acetyltransferase 60 → MAGLSWYAGELVKKPRSSCMTKPVPLCSLSNLQLRFLCPSDLEEVQALCRDWFPIDYPDSWYIDITSDPRFYSLAAVYQGVIIGLIVAEIKAYAKLNREDRGLLSPSSCSWTVRAKSFTESPSLSSQSSIGTNPEAGSSSSLLSHKEVHVGYILSLGVVEKHRRNGIASLLLDSLVSHLTADPSTPPTSSTSPPSPHSPPYHIPTVKALYLHVLATNSAAIRFYERRNFRLHSFLPLYYSIQGKCKDGFTYVLYINGGHPPWGLIDHVKHCCGVVYHGWAQPCRQPLLWLWTQLSRATFGWAWPPLRRLLRSTTASLASYYGS